The Lolium rigidum isolate FL_2022 chromosome 1, APGP_CSIRO_Lrig_0.1, whole genome shotgun sequence region GAGGTCGTGGTGGCAGAGATCCTCGTGGTAGAGGTCGACATCAGCCAGCAAGCAAGCTCGCGCCACAATGCTCTTGCATATGTGGATGGGAAGGTTTTACCTGATGATCCCCTAGCTGATACAGCCTCAAGCCCATCCAAGATGATGGACATTGAAAAGGATGATAGAGACTCAACTGAATCGGGTGTGAAATGTCGCTTGAAGTTGGAAGGCGGCAAATTATCTGAAGAAGAATGCTCTAATACTGGAGATGGGACAGCTCTTCCTATGATCACGGATGGGCAGCAATCCTTGGATGTGGCTAATACAGATGGTAACATGATGGATAGGAGTAAACGTACTAAGAAGGATGGAGCTTCCTCCACTTCACTCGGATCGACGGACTCCCGAGACGAGTCTGTCCGGTCGCAATGAAACTTTTAAGTCTGAACTGTCAGGGTTTGGGGAATGAACCGACAGTTCGCTCGCTTTTGAATGTTCGAAGGCGTTATGATCCCGATGTGATGTTTTTATCGGAGACTCACTTAGGTGTGTACCCAGCTGACTGTTTGCGTAGGAGATTGCAGATGGATTTTAAAATTGTTAACCCCAGTGATGGTAGAAGTGGTGGCGTGATTCTATTCTAGAAAAAAGAGGTTGTTATTCATCAGCTATTCTCGGCCCCGAATTATATTGATGTTCAGATTGTTGAAAACCCAGGGAAGATTTGGAGACTAACAGGTATCTATGGAGAACCCCATTGGGAGGATAAATATAAAACTTGGGACAAACTGAGAGAACTGAACGGCATCAATATTTTGCCTTGGATGGTCTTTGGTGATTTCAATGAAATCTTGTACTCACATGAGAAGGAAGGAGGGAACcagctgatgggattcgtagcatagaaaacaaaaaatttcctaccgcgagaacgcaatccaagccaagatgcaatctagaagatgggagcaacgaggggatgaacgagactaacccttgaagatttccaaagcctacaagaggagtctctcgttgctgcggtagacgattacttgccgctttcaaaagcgcgtagaagatcttgacggtgccacaatcgggcagcacctccgtactcggtcacacgttcggtgttgatgaagacgatgtccttctccccattccagcgggcagcggaagtagtagNNNNNNNNNNNNNNNNNNNNNNNNNNNNNNNNNNNNNNNNNNNNNNNNNNNNNNNNNNNNNNNNNNNNNNNNNNNNNNNNNNNNNNNNNNNNNNNNNNNNcggcccacacgtcggcgatagatggatggctgctccgacgtgtctcccgaccctacccgtcggcacgagacggtcggggaggagctgcccccgtgcggccccacccggtcggactaacggtcaaggcctccgacccgacggctaccggccgttccagcacttgtgcgtgtttcaaactagaggaggggaaaactgaggaaaaactaagggactggggaaaactgagtacaactaacgaaccaggggcacgaaaatagaaatccctaatataTATTACGCGAGCTTGAACTTCTTTTTGTCTTCTAGGTAGTTTTTTTGCTTCGGTGATAGTTAAAGAAAACAAAGGACTTTTTTTAAGGAGGGTTGATTGGATAAAAAGATATTCTCATCAAGTATAGTGCCAATAAATACTTACAAGGTTTCACTATACGATTCAATCCTAGAAACCAAACAAGCCGCatatgaaaaatagaaaaaaaatccaTTGAAGCGAAAAATGTCCAATTTTTTTAGATACACATAATCAAGGCCATGCTTTATATAAAAACATGTAACTGGACATATAAAAATCATAAACTACGAGCCAAAGTTAAAAAAGTTCAGCTACAAAATTATCTGTGAAAATATGTAATAGTACACTATTTATTATAGTTCTAGCGCAACAAAATGAAAGATGCTCGCAAGGAAACACTTGATTTGAGAGCTTCAAAGATGATGCAAGGTACAAGCGATATGTTCTCCAATCAGGGATGATGTTATGGGACCATGCCGACACCCACTGGTTTGATGATCAATGCCACATGACGATGGTGGAAGGGTGTTTGTGAGTTATGTATTGCGTTGTGGGTTAAAAAGTGCTCGAACCTTTGATGCCGATGATTTTGAGTTTGATCTTGCTCCTGTAATAAACCAGTACTCCGTGAAGGTAGCTTATGATGAGGTGGTAATAAGTTCTCGCTCCATAGTGACCATTCAATGCCAAACACAGTAAGCTTCGTGCTTCGTGCTACTGCCAGGAGCCCGCAACCCTCTTCTAGTTTCCTCCCTACAAGGGGAGATCTTTTTGGCTCCTACGAACAAGTAATCTCTTTTTTAAGACAGAAAATCAAATGTACTAGTTTTTAAAAAATGTGAAAAAATCTGTATGTAGCCAATAATTTATCTAAATAATGTTCAAAATATCAGTTTCAAATATTTTGTACTTGAGCTGCACAAAAATAATAAACATGTGGATCTGAGTATTATATTGTCAAATCTTTGAATTTTATTAGATTTTTTTATGAAGACTACAATACAAAGTATTCCTCATTGCATTTTGAATACTTGTAGGTTACAACATTTACaaccagatttttttaaaaaaacttataaatatattatttttattttctaaatgAAGGGTGCACTCGAGCTCGGGAGGCAAGAACACTTTCTGCCTCCCTACCTTCTTCAAATTGTAAGTTTGTTCGAACCTGGTATTTTTGTTGCTTGAAAAGGATTGAAGCCATgttgaaaaaaaaatctagcaTAGCAATAATGCATCCATTTTATTTAAAAAGAAGATTGAACAGAAAAATATAGTGCATTGATTTCAGCAATTAAACAACAAGAATAGACTGAGAGATCACGAGGAGGTGGCTCAAAGCTAGAGGCAACCACCACAGGAAGTCTCCCAACTCTCTCGTCTATATAAACATCCCCAGCCGCATTCTTTGCACCACCCAAACCAAGCCAAGCCAACCATCAGCAGCCACAAATCCGGGTCTCTTCAGTGCCCGATTCGACCAGCAATGGAGGAGCAGGGCAGGGCGAGCAACAAGATCAGGGACATCGTGAGGCTGCAGCAGCTCCTCAAGCGGTGGAAGCGTATGGCGGTGGCGCCCGGAGGAGGCAGGGGCGGCTccaagaacggcggcggcggcggcgtcgtgccGAAGGGTTCATTCGCTGTGTACGTGGGCGAGGAGATGCGGCGGTTCGTGATCCCAACCGAGTACCTGGGCCACTGGGCGTTCGAGGACCTGCTCCGGGAAGCGGAGGAGGAGTTCGGGTTCCGGCACGAGGGCGCGCTCCGGATCCCCTGCGACGTCGAGGCGTTCGAGGGCATCCTCCGCCTCGTCTCCGGCGGCAAGAAGGACGCCGGTGCCGGGATGTGCGACTGCTCCTGCTCCTCGGAGACCGAGATCTTGTGCAGATGACGGCTCACGCAATCGACTCTGAAGGAGTTCCTGCCCACATGCTGCATTCAGTCACAGATTTTTTTTCCCTCTCTCCTTTCTTGCGTTCTCCCGTTCTTTCTTCTCGGTTTTAGCTGAAGAAAGAGGAAGAAGTTGCGACTAGTTTGGTCTGTAATTTGTATACCGGGAAGAGACGATGAAGGATTGTTCTAATCTAATGCAAAAACTTAGGCAATTGATCTTGTTTGTGTTGTTCCCGTGTTGTTTACATTCCCCTTCTTGCTTCACAAACTgaaaccatttttttttttttttgctttttgaaACGGAAACCAATTAAGCCACTGAACACCATACACTTCAGATGTTACCTTTGCTTCAAAGTTGAGCAAGAATGCAAGATCAACAGTGAAATGAAACCAAGTCTGCATCTCACTCCAGAAATAAAACCACAATCTGTGAGCTCGAGGTGTCCTCCATTTTGACAGTGTTGAGGCCGGAAACTGTTAGAGCAGAAACTGACAAGTATAGCATGTCAATATAAAGAGTGTTGCTTGGTTTCAGAAACATCATGAGGACTGAACCTAGTGTAGCAATGGCAAGGAAATATGGCAATTGTATCGAGAATGGATGAACATGCAATACACCAATAGACACATTGACTCTTATTAGGGTGGGAGTGTTTGTCGTTGTATGGTCGCTATGGATAGAAATGACAAAAAAAATTAATGATAGGAATTGTTCttttttgcaggttatatacAGATGTACTGCTATTTTCCGTTCGTGGTATGCACTGCAAAGAGTGGAGAACTAGGACCTTTTTATGAAGGTCTGTACACAGTTGAAAGCTACGGTGAGGAatacttttttcctacatgggtggcagcataatctacggattgggccACCACTTTCTTCCTAGGCGTTGTACAATTGCTCATATTTGATATGTAATTCGCCTTTATTGTTTTAACTTTGTGATACTTGAGACTCTGAAACGGATTTGTGCATCTTGAttatgcagaggctaggtgtaattactAGATTAAGTAATAAAACACTCATTATCGGAAAAAAAATGCTGAAATTGTGGTGAAAATGTGAAAACTCTTCACCCCGACACATGGTGCTATGCATGAGTGTGACAAATTAACGACTCTCTGACAAGATGGGCTAATAGTCTCTCTACCTAGGCTTCAGACAGGTGAGGAAAATTTAATCATATGATTATAATATATTGAAATCAATCATGGGAGTTGAATACACAGACAGTTATGTTGTGACACAGTCAACCAATAGCCTGCTTCCCTCTTCGGGAGAAAATCAATTAGGACCGCCGCACAGTCGTGCAATAATTTCAAGTGCATTACAGTACAATAATGCAATAATCTTATGCGCCCTCATAAGTCACAATCGTGCATATCACTACTAGAAAATCGTCTATTGCCGACGCACCAAATTTGGTTACGACTGGGCGCACCAGCGCCCGCGGTAGGGAACGGGCTGGTGAACCGGCGGTAACAcgagttatccccggcgcacctgccTAGTGCGCCAGTAAGTTCTCCAGGAAACAACAAAAAGCCTTGCGGAGGCACTTTTACAAGCAGCCCCCACGTTCAAAACATGAAAGCAATCGAgtcctagttttttttttggacaGATTTAGATCTTGAGGCCAATAAGGAGCTCGAGGCGGTGTGTCGGCAGCGTGGTCGTTGGCGTGTCGGCAGCCTCGTCGGAGGCTAAGGAGGAGCTCGAGGCAGCGTGgtggtcggagctcgaggccgaggAGGACCTTGAGGCGACGTGGCCGTCGAAGctcgaggccgaggaggaggaggtggtggtggcagcggCAGCTCTTGGTCGCTGTAGCTCGAGTCCAAGGAGGAGGGGACGGCGTTAGAGGAAGAGGAAATGAGGAGGAGGAAAGagtaggaagaggaagaggaagaggaagaggagaaagagggagagaggagaggagaagaggggggaaatgaggaaggggaagaggaggacccCGGTTTCAACTTATATACCTAAGGTTACCGCCGGCGTacctagtatggtggtgcgccagtggtaattttttatttttttcatcaaaatctaaaatctAAAAAAAGTCTTGTTTCCGTTTTGAATTCGCCGAATCCAATTTTTGTCCAAACGGGTTGGAAATTTTGCGTAGATACACTttaatataaaaaagtttttaatcggaggtcgtatgtaaccaaaaatcctattttaccGAAATATAACgctattttgcataatatatcgaaattcatgttttcaaattttcactaaaactagatgacataatacatgggcatttcaaaggattttattttttgaattttctatcattttctttgttttttttcgaaAAATGAAAAGGCGGTCCAAGGGGGGTGGGGAGGAAAAATCACAGCACcgacatggtggtgcgccggcggtaagggggcTCCGATTTTCAATTTCGCCCTGACCTAGTTCACCCTTATCCCCGACGCACTAAATTTTTTCTGTATTGGGTCATCACCAGCGCAGCCGAAATGTGGTGCGCCGGTAGTATTTAGCACCGGCGGGCACCATTTTTGATGTGTCGGCAATAATATTTGCGGCTATAggtctttttctagtagtgttatTATATATCATGAGCCTTGAAGAAGGGCACTAGCCATTCTGCGAGCTATAGTGTTAGTGCATGTCATGTGCAGTCCTGGGAATTTGGCCATAGAGAAATGGACAAATCAGGAGGGTAGTATTTAACTGGAGGCAATCAGGGTGCATACCATGTCCATAAACGCAAGTACAGAGTGGTACTTATGTACTTGAGCAGTTGAACCCATGATCCAGCATAATCCATTTGCAGGTCAAAGAGACATGCTAAGTTTCGTTGGTGCATTTGGCCACCAATCCACCATTGAGTTGCATGTCAGGGCAGCGGTTTTATATTAGGACTTGGGGATTGGCACAGTGATGGCACTGAcgatttttcctttttctttctggtGGGTTGAGGTTGGACACTTGGGAGCTGGGGCATCCGTGATGAAAAACTTGAGTATTTCGCCGATCATCCTGTTAAGATATCTGAAATCGTGCTGGGTGCTACACTTGATCTCAGCATTGTTCTGAAGCTGGATCTGTGGTCATATTCAGTGAGTGGAGTGTTTTAATTTCTCTATCCCAACCTTTTACCTTGCCCGAGGATCAAATGATCATGTGTGCCGCGTGCCGCGTGCTGATGGGCACGTTTGGTAGGCTGCATATCACTTGGC contains the following coding sequences:
- the LOC124684167 gene encoding auxin-induced protein 15A-like, producing MEEQGRASNKIRDIVRLQQLLKRWKRMAVAPGGGRGGSKNGGGGGVVPKGSFAVYVGEEMRRFVIPTEYLGHWAFEDLLREAEEEFGFRHEGALRIPCDVEAFEGILRLVSGGKKDAGAGMCDCSCSSETEILCR